In Gracilinanus agilis isolate LMUSP501 chromosome 1, AgileGrace, whole genome shotgun sequence, the sequence ctctccagtgtggattctctgatgtgcagcaagatagcctctctgtgtgaaagcctttccacagtatttacattcataaggtttctctccagagtggattctctgatgtgacACAAGAGAGTCCCTCCATGTAAAAgactttccacagtgtttacattcataaggtttttctccagagtggattctctgatgtgcagcaagatagcctctctgtgtgaaagcctttccacagtgtttacattcatatggTTTTTCTCCAGAGTGGACTGTCTGATGTGCAACAAGAGAGTCCCTCCATGTAAAAgactttccacagtgtttacattcataaggtttctctccagagtggattctctgatgtgcagcaagatagCCCctttgtgtgaaagcctttccacagtttttacattcataaggtttctctccagagtggattctctgatgtgcagcaagatagTCCCtctttgtgaaagcctttccacagtgtttacattcatacggtttctctccagtgtggattctctgatgtgtagtAAGATGGtccctctgtgtgaaagcctttccacagtgtttacattcataaggtttctctccagaatgaattGTCTGATGTCTGGCAAGAGAACCCCTccatgtaaaagcctttccacattgtttacacttatagggtttctctccagtgtggaccGTCTGATGCGCAGCAAGATGGCCCCTTTGTGTGAAAACCTTTCCACagtgattacattcataaggtttctctccagagtggattctctgatgtgcagcaagattgcCCCTctctgtaaaagcctttccacagtgtttgcattcataaggtttctctccagtgtggacagtatgatgtgcagcaagatggccCTTCCgtttaaaagtctttccacagtgtttgcattcataaggtttctctctagtgtggattctctgatgtacagcaagctCAGAGTTCTGACTGAAAGGTCTCCCACCTTTATCACTCTCAAAATCCATCTTGACACATTTACTTTTTGGATGTCTAACAAGGTCTGAACTCCAGCCAAAGTCCATTCCCCCTAGGTTACCTTGATACATGGGCATTTCAGGAGGTTTCTCATGTGACCAAATAAGTCCTACTTCTTCAGGAAAGCATTTCCTATATTCACTATCCTGACAACAGTCATTTCCTGAGGTCAATTTCATATGCTGATTAAGGACTGAATATTGGCTGAATTTCTCGGCACTTTCATCAAATTCACAGTCGCTCTTTGGATTCTCATTTACCTTAATAGTagagtcacagatttctctcaaaatgaagtcATAGAGACCCTCACTCATGCATCTTTGGGGGCCAGATCCTTCCACAAAAAGGCTCAGCTTCGTAGTCATCTCCTTCACTTCAAAATTAGTCTCTGCCTCTGAAGAAAACAAGTAATGATATAAACACAGAAGGAAGGACACACACAAACAGAACGAAATAAGTTCTttcctctgatggcagaaagtaaactgatttttattctatttcccaaAGCAAAAAAGTAGTTTTCAAAGTTAAACTAGCAGAACCAGTCTTTGATGACACCATTTGGTCATACctgcaagatgattttagaaagacttttcatatacaataaaataaaacttcacAAGGTACCTGTGACAAAGGCAGGCCCAAGATGCTCATCATACTTCACAACTCATGTCATATTAAAGAATGGAGGAATGACTTGACCAACTTCCTTGCAGCTAGACTACAACTCAAACCCTTTGCTTGAGCATGCTTTGTCCACAATATTGCAGTCTTTCCCCAttgccctttctctctttcctcaaaagTCACTCCatcattattcttataattttgtgaATCTCATGTAACCTTCCAGATATTCTCTTCTCATCATTTTGGATACACTATCACAGGGTGATTCTTGGTAAATTTTGTATGCTAAACAGAAAAACAACTTCATTCTTTTTAACTCTCACACAGTAATTTTCAAAGTGGAATagaagttttctttatttctccacatatacaaaaatattatgcCATTTAGTGCAGATATATGAACTATTCATCTTATTTTATGATCTGCCATATATTATATCTCATGCCTTATACTGAGTCGATATATATACTATCTCTCAAGAAATGAACAGCATGATTCAGCATTGGTCTACCATCCCAAGTCTAGCATTCACTTCACCACAACAGATAAAAAGTTTTTTAGGATTACAGCCCTTATACACCTCCTTTCACTTCACTCACCTGGGCAGGAACGCCTTAGGCCTTTTTGCTCTAGCAGCCATGGTGACTCCCCTTGCTGAAAACAAGAGATAAAATTTTCCCTAGGAACTGGAAGCCCTGGgtataagaaagaaggaagggatcaagagaaaaaaaattaaaaatatgttctTCTTAAAGGAAAGGAGGCATGCAAATAAGGCCTATAGAATGGTATCTATTGTATTCACTGTAGGGACATTTGCAGGAGGACAGAGATCTTGGAAACCATTTGCAATCAGAAAAGCCCATCTTTATTTACTTCTTGTAATATAAGGATAGGCACATTCCACAACCTCCTTATCAAGAAATTAAGGGCAGCTGGTAGTGAAGGGATAAGAAATCAGAACATGGAGccagaaaagcaaatttaatccAGTCTCAGAGCGATGGCAAGTGGGTCCTCTggccaaattatttaatctctgtttgcctaaaTTGCCACAACTATGAATTGAGGACAATAAGACTATCAAACCCAAAGGGATATTTTGAAATTAGTAACAATTATGAACTCCTTTACCCAGGAGAGGACATAGAGAAGGTATTttgaaatgcttattcccttcctttacaTTCCTATCATCTAGCCTAGGATTTGAGGGATGAATGAAGGAGGAATAAGGGTAAACTTGCTAGACTAAGCAGAATGAGGGGCTGTGAGGTAcaattttatacttctttttaaattgtattcCCTTATTGTTATGGAAATAACaatccccttacctttactctctgtctccttgtgtgtatgtcaaatgtgtttcttgtaaacaatatatcatAGGATTcaggtttttaatccactcagctatctatctgcttccattttatggtaaGTCTACCTCATTTACAATTGCAATTATGATTACCATctctgtattcccctccatcttgttttcttcttttaatcttaCACTATTTCTTTTCAGTGTCTGCTcatgtttcccttttaatcactTTCCCTATTTTCCTTACCTATCCCCACCCTTtttattctcctcctacttctatACAGAACCTTTTAATCACTCTCCTAATTCCACCTCCCATATATTAGCCCCCTCCCTTCACCgcctttcttattctccttctattcctttacagAGTAAGAAAGATTATATAACCTATGAGTCTGGCTGTTACTCCCAATGAGAATAAGTAATACTGATATCCTGTCACCAACCTCATTGTTCCCTCCAgtgtaataatttttctttccatgcctctttatttgatataatttaccccattttacatctcttatttttcttagtgccatctcctcttcttttcaccccttaattttttttttgcatatcttcCTAAACACTTTAGTATCATACACTCTAAGTATAATTCAAATAACTACTATAATAAGGAGAAGAgttttaagagttaaaaatattatctttctaCTAGGCTTATAAACGGTTTGAATTTATTGAGTCTCATAAATGTTCTcgttcttttttatcttcttatGCTTC encodes:
- the LOC123230529 gene encoding zinc finger protein 345-like; this translates as MAPGTPRPPSQGSITFKDVAVDFTQEEWCLLEYSQKEMYLGVMLENVQNLLSVGLPVPRENFISCFQQGESPWLLEQKGLRRSCPEAETNFEVKEMTTKLSLFVEGSGPQRCMSEGLYDFILREICDSTIKVNENPKSDCEFDESAEKFSQYSVLNQHMKLTSGNDCCQDSEYRKCFPEEVFTQRGHLAAHQTVHTGEKPYKCKQCGKAFTWRGSLARHQTIHSGEKPYECKHCGKAFTQRDHLTTHQRIHTGEKPYECKHCGKAFTKRDYLAAHQRIHSGEKPYECKNCGKAFTQRGYLAAHQRIHSGEKPYECKHCGKSFTWRDSLVAHQTVHSGEKPYECKHCGKAFTQRGYLAAHQRIHSGEKPYECKHCGKSFTWRDSLVSHQRIHSGEKPYECKYCGKAFTQRGYLAAHQRIHTGEKPYECKQCGKAFTGRGNLAAHQAVHSGEKPYECKHCGKAFTQRGHLAAHQRIHSGEKPYECKHCGKAFTWRDSFVAHQRIHSGEKPYECKHCGKAFIWKISLAKHERIHTAEKPYESKHCGKAFTQRGNLAGHQRIHTEEKPYECKQCGKTFPRRGYLARHQIVHTGEKLYECKQCGKAFRWRAHLAAHQTVHIGEKPYESSEFGRKHVRMYQEEPTCRGGVLGGVQGGSLPTSGLLPSEGSPSDPSREPAARGNGPRDPEAPLPVLGSPCLKKPAQVPVRQAQALYRLPIPSEPSSFYWALSFPR